Proteins from a single region of Trichoderma asperellum chromosome 3, complete sequence:
- a CDS encoding uncharacterized protein (EggNog:ENOG41~TransMembrane:1 (o447-467i)) codes for MDKVLRPSTSSDVDARRAPRKRSAAACRACHDRKVRCNAVSSGRPCVNCSLDGISCEPRARKRRNIAPLDSQAGQEARLYPRSGCLQLVESAAPSSEELLHGKMDNSTGSLDASAAFDHPFASATSAGEGCSQTPSPVREPSTGPCVDDHSVPYRPLNHHFSHHGDGQTVPGSRAEAQAPFYGDPRGVAFVADICEPKLRNNSGHFLVPKAIAACLGPEDLDYLRLKGAFSLPEPPVCDLIIRAYFHHVHPFFPIVDAKSFLDMYESAERVNLSVHLLWSMFLAASNFLDQDVLQQAGFSSRKEMRRSTYYRAKVLYDLEYERNRITLIQAVLLMGFWYADTEDRTGPWHWIGVAISLCQTIGLHRKPDSITRSVSASVERLWRQIWWACVFRDAWFSVGMGRPMHINLDDCNTPMPDANDSDELLRGIPSNVREKYIPDGAEDLSWMWVELLRLTVVLAGVLSVHYRVERAKLKMSEVEEIERKITACFQSRDGLKNSYIRTVSLHVYHLELYLESVKLVLYRPYLLEPSQKDPSAASKEWRSVIERKAQTAVASITRTLESLITADMIGICQAIICIAMVPAMQLHLFNSTSAKPLVQRMGHHNLEFCLIVAEELRRTYFGAEILYRMFSHARKQILDRRTGGDIRTGKRDPRTSNAEELTADRQDDEGLRHSEEEDTFSLPWFPLTSLDDHVGNSEFATPGLEFDICSLASLYKATTTNLYGG; via the exons ATGGACAAGGTGCTAAGACCTTCAACCTCCTCGGACGTGGACGCCAGACGAGCGCCGAGGAAgcgatcagcagcagcatgtcgAGCCTGCCACGATCGAAAAGTGAGGTGCAATGCGGTCTCGTCCGGACGTCCTTGCGTGAACTGCTCTCTGGATGGAATATCATGTGAGCCAAGAGCGAGAAAGAGACGAAA CATAGCACCTCTAGACTCGCAGGCAGGGCAGGAAGCGCGTCTATACCCACGTTCAGGATGTTTACAGCTGGTGGAGTCTGCAGCACCCTCCTCAGAGGAGTTGTTGCATGGGAAGATGGATAATTCTACCGGAAGTCTCGACGCTTCTGCAGCCTTCGACCACCCATTTGCCTCGGCAACTTCGGCAGGGGAGGGCTGCTCCCAGACTCCCTCTCCCGTGAGGGAACCCTCAACTGGGCCGTGTGTTGATGACCACTCCGTTCCCTATCGCCCGCTGAACCACCATTTTAGCCATCACGGCGATGGCCAGACGGTACCTGGTAGCAGAGCTGAGGCACAAGCTCCATTTTATG GGGACCCGCGAGGTGTTGCTTTTGTGGCCGACATCTGCGAGCCAAAACTGAGAAACAATAGCGGACACTTCCTCGTGCCAAAAGCAATAGCCGCCTGTTTGGGTCCCGAGGATCTCGATTACTTGCGTCTGAAGGGTGCATTTTCATTGCCTGAGCCTCCGGTCTGTGACCTTATAATTCGAGCCTACTTTCATCATGTACATCCTTTTTTCCCGATTGTCGACGCCAAGTCCTTTTTGGATATGTACGAAAGCGCCGAGAGGGTAAATTTGAGTGTTCACCTTTTATGGTCCATGTTTTTGGCCGCGTCAAAC TTCTTAGACCAAGATGTCCTGCAACAAGCCGGATTTTCGTCTCGGAAAGAGATGAGGCGCTCAACGTACTATAGAGCGAAG GTACTTTACGACTTAGAGTATGAAAGAAATAGAATTACTCTGATTCAGGCAGTTCTACTCATGGGATTCTGGTACGCCGACACAGAAGACAGGACAGGACCGTGGCATTGGATTGGCGTTGCAATCAGTCTCTGTCAAACAATTGGGCTGCATCGCAAGCCTGACTCGATTACAAGATCTGTATCAGCCAGTGTTGAACGACTATGGCGTCAAATCTGGTGGGCCTGCGTCTTCCGCGATGCGTGGTTTTCGGTAGGCATGGGTAGACCGATGCACATAAACCTAGATGATTGTAATACTCCTATGCCAGACGCAAACGATTCAGATGAGCTGCTTCGTGGGATACCCAGTAATGTCCGGGAGAAGTATATTCCTGATGGTGCCGAAGACTTGTCCTGGATGTGGGTTGAATTGCTGAGACTTACAGTTGTCCTGGCTGGTGTCCTCTCGGTACATTATCGAGTTGAGCGAGCAAAGCTAAAAATGAGCGAGGTAGAGGAAATCGAACGGAAGATTACAGCGTGCTTTCAGTCCAGAGATGGGCTCAAAAACTCTTACATCCGTACGGTTTCCCTACACGTCTATCATCTTGAACTATATTTGGA ATCCGTCAAGTTGGTTCTGTACCGACCATATCTCCTTGAACCATCGCAAAAGGATCCTTCCGCTGCGTCCAAGGAGTGGCGCTCGGTCATAGAACGGAAGGCTCAGACCGCTGTTGCTAGCATCACCAGAACTTTGGAGAGTCTTATCACCGCAGACATGATAGGTATCTGCCAAGCAATTAT TTGCATCGCCATGGTTCCAGCCATGCAGCTACACCTATTTAACTCCACCTCCGCGAAACCCTTGGTTCAGAGAATGGGCCATCATAACCTTGAGTTCTGTTTGATCGTAGCTGAGGAGCTGCGAAGGACGTATTTTGGTGCAGAGATCCTATATCGAATGTTTTCCCACGCTCGAAAGCAGATCCTGGACCGACGAACTGGAGGAGACATTCGCACGGGGAAACGAGATCCCCGGACTTCAAATGCTGAAGAGCTGACTGCAGACCGACAAGACGATGAAGGTCTACGGCATtccgaggaggaagatacCTTTTCGTTACCATGGTTCCCCTTGACTAGTCTGGATGATCATGTCGGTAACAGCGA ATTCGCGACACCCGGACTCGAATTTGATATTTGCTCTCTTGCATCTCTTTACAAGGCCACGACGACGAATTTGTATGGCGGCTGA
- a CDS encoding uncharacterized protein (EggNog:ENOG41~TransMembrane:1 (o447-467i)) has product MDKVLRPSTSSDVDARRAPRKRSAAACRACHDRKVRCNAVSSGRPCVNCSLDGISCEPRARKRRNIAPLDSQAGQEARLYPRSGCLQLVESAAPSSEELLHGKMDNSTGSLDASAAFDHPFASATSAGEGCSQTPSPVREPSTGPCVDDHSVPYRPLNHHFSHHGDGQTVPGSRAEAQAPFYGDPRGVAFVADICEPKLRNNSGHFLVPKAIAACLGPEDLDYLRLKGAFSLPEPPVCDLIIRAYFHHVHPFFPIVDAKSFLDMYESAERVNLSVHLLWSMFLAASNFLDQDVLQQAGFSSRKEMRRSTYYRAKVLYDLEYERNRITLIQAVLLMGFWYADTEDRTGPWHWIGVAISLCQTIGLHRKPDSITRSVSASVERLWRQIWWACVFRDAWFSVGMGRPMHINLDDCNTPMPDANDSDELLRGIPSNVREKYIPDGAEDLSWMWVELLRLTVVLAGVLSVHYRVERAKLKMSEVEEIERKITACFQSRDGLKNSYIRTVSLHVYHLELYLESVKLVLYRPYLLEPSQKDPSAASKEWRSVIERKAQTAVASITRTLESLITADMIGICQAIICIAMVPAMQLHLFNSTSAKPLVQRMGHHNLEFCLIVAEELRRTYFGAEILYRMFSHARKQILDRRTGGDIRTGKRDPRTSNAEELTADRQDDEGLRHSEEEDTFSLPWFPLTSLDDHVGNSEYASHNLW; this is encoded by the exons ATGGACAAGGTGCTAAGACCTTCAACCTCCTCGGACGTGGACGCCAGACGAGCGCCGAGGAAgcgatcagcagcagcatgtcgAGCCTGCCACGATCGAAAAGTGAGGTGCAATGCGGTCTCGTCCGGACGTCCTTGCGTGAACTGCTCTCTGGATGGAATATCATGTGAGCCAAGAGCGAGAAAGAGACGAAA CATAGCACCTCTAGACTCGCAGGCAGGGCAGGAAGCGCGTCTATACCCACGTTCAGGATGTTTACAGCTGGTGGAGTCTGCAGCACCCTCCTCAGAGGAGTTGTTGCATGGGAAGATGGATAATTCTACCGGAAGTCTCGACGCTTCTGCAGCCTTCGACCACCCATTTGCCTCGGCAACTTCGGCAGGGGAGGGCTGCTCCCAGACTCCCTCTCCCGTGAGGGAACCCTCAACTGGGCCGTGTGTTGATGACCACTCCGTTCCCTATCGCCCGCTGAACCACCATTTTAGCCATCACGGCGATGGCCAGACGGTACCTGGTAGCAGAGCTGAGGCACAAGCTCCATTTTATG GGGACCCGCGAGGTGTTGCTTTTGTGGCCGACATCTGCGAGCCAAAACTGAGAAACAATAGCGGACACTTCCTCGTGCCAAAAGCAATAGCCGCCTGTTTGGGTCCCGAGGATCTCGATTACTTGCGTCTGAAGGGTGCATTTTCATTGCCTGAGCCTCCGGTCTGTGACCTTATAATTCGAGCCTACTTTCATCATGTACATCCTTTTTTCCCGATTGTCGACGCCAAGTCCTTTTTGGATATGTACGAAAGCGCCGAGAGGGTAAATTTGAGTGTTCACCTTTTATGGTCCATGTTTTTGGCCGCGTCAAAC TTCTTAGACCAAGATGTCCTGCAACAAGCCGGATTTTCGTCTCGGAAAGAGATGAGGCGCTCAACGTACTATAGAGCGAAG GTACTTTACGACTTAGAGTATGAAAGAAATAGAATTACTCTGATTCAGGCAGTTCTACTCATGGGATTCTGGTACGCCGACACAGAAGACAGGACAGGACCGTGGCATTGGATTGGCGTTGCAATCAGTCTCTGTCAAACAATTGGGCTGCATCGCAAGCCTGACTCGATTACAAGATCTGTATCAGCCAGTGTTGAACGACTATGGCGTCAAATCTGGTGGGCCTGCGTCTTCCGCGATGCGTGGTTTTCGGTAGGCATGGGTAGACCGATGCACATAAACCTAGATGATTGTAATACTCCTATGCCAGACGCAAACGATTCAGATGAGCTGCTTCGTGGGATACCCAGTAATGTCCGGGAGAAGTATATTCCTGATGGTGCCGAAGACTTGTCCTGGATGTGGGTTGAATTGCTGAGACTTACAGTTGTCCTGGCTGGTGTCCTCTCGGTACATTATCGAGTTGAGCGAGCAAAGCTAAAAATGAGCGAGGTAGAGGAAATCGAACGGAAGATTACAGCGTGCTTTCAGTCCAGAGATGGGCTCAAAAACTCTTACATCCGTACGGTTTCCCTACACGTCTATCATCTTGAACTATATTTGGA ATCCGTCAAGTTGGTTCTGTACCGACCATATCTCCTTGAACCATCGCAAAAGGATCCTTCCGCTGCGTCCAAGGAGTGGCGCTCGGTCATAGAACGGAAGGCTCAGACCGCTGTTGCTAGCATCACCAGAACTTTGGAGAGTCTTATCACCGCAGACATGATAGGTATCTGCCAAGCAATTAT TTGCATCGCCATGGTTCCAGCCATGCAGCTACACCTATTTAACTCCACCTCCGCGAAACCCTTGGTTCAGAGAATGGGCCATCATAACCTTGAGTTCTGTTTGATCGTAGCTGAGGAGCTGCGAAGGACGTATTTTGGTGCAGAGATCCTATATCGAATGTTTTCCCACGCTCGAAAGCAGATCCTGGACCGACGAACTGGAGGAGACATTCGCACGGGGAAACGAGATCCCCGGACTTCAAATGCTGAAGAGCTGACTGCAGACCGACAAGACGATGAAGGTCTACGGCATtccgaggaggaagatacCTTTTCGTTACCATGGTTCCCCTTGACTAGTCTGGATGATCATGTCGGTAACAGCGAGTATGCCTCCCACAATCTCTGGTAA
- a CDS encoding uncharacterized protein (EggNog:ENOG41~TransMembrane:2 (o447-467i569-589o)), translating to MDKVLRPSTSSDVDARRAPRKRSAAACRACHDRKVRCNAVSSGRPCVNCSLDGISCEPRARKRRNIAPLDSQAGQEARLYPRSGCLQLVESAAPSSEELLHGKMDNSTGSLDASAAFDHPFASATSAGEGCSQTPSPVREPSTGPCVDDHSVPYRPLNHHFSHHGDGQTVPGSRAEAQAPFYGDPRGVAFVADICEPKLRNNSGHFLVPKAIAACLGPEDLDYLRLKGAFSLPEPPVCDLIIRAYFHHVHPFFPIVDAKSFLDMYESAERVNLSVHLLWSMFLAASNFLDQDVLQQAGFSSRKEMRRSTYYRAKVLYDLEYERNRITLIQAVLLMGFWYADTEDRTGPWHWIGVAISLCQTIGLHRKPDSITRSVSASVERLWRQIWWACVFRDAWFSVGMGRPMHINLDDCNTPMPDANDSDELLRGIPSNVREKYIPDGAEDLSWMWVELLRLTVVLAGVLSVHYRVERAKLKMSEVEEIERKITACFQSRDGLKNSYIRTVSLHVYHLELYLESVKLVLYRPYLLEPSQKDPSAASKEWRSVIERKAQTAVASITRTLESLITADMIGICQAIMLVYTLLTFLPSLSARPHPFSL from the exons ATGGACAAGGTGCTAAGACCTTCAACCTCCTCGGACGTGGACGCCAGACGAGCGCCGAGGAAgcgatcagcagcagcatgtcgAGCCTGCCACGATCGAAAAGTGAGGTGCAATGCGGTCTCGTCCGGACGTCCTTGCGTGAACTGCTCTCTGGATGGAATATCATGTGAGCCAAGAGCGAGAAAGAGACGAAA CATAGCACCTCTAGACTCGCAGGCAGGGCAGGAAGCGCGTCTATACCCACGTTCAGGATGTTTACAGCTGGTGGAGTCTGCAGCACCCTCCTCAGAGGAGTTGTTGCATGGGAAGATGGATAATTCTACCGGAAGTCTCGACGCTTCTGCAGCCTTCGACCACCCATTTGCCTCGGCAACTTCGGCAGGGGAGGGCTGCTCCCAGACTCCCTCTCCCGTGAGGGAACCCTCAACTGGGCCGTGTGTTGATGACCACTCCGTTCCCTATCGCCCGCTGAACCACCATTTTAGCCATCACGGCGATGGCCAGACGGTACCTGGTAGCAGAGCTGAGGCACAAGCTCCATTTTATG GGGACCCGCGAGGTGTTGCTTTTGTGGCCGACATCTGCGAGCCAAAACTGAGAAACAATAGCGGACACTTCCTCGTGCCAAAAGCAATAGCCGCCTGTTTGGGTCCCGAGGATCTCGATTACTTGCGTCTGAAGGGTGCATTTTCATTGCCTGAGCCTCCGGTCTGTGACCTTATAATTCGAGCCTACTTTCATCATGTACATCCTTTTTTCCCGATTGTCGACGCCAAGTCCTTTTTGGATATGTACGAAAGCGCCGAGAGGGTAAATTTGAGTGTTCACCTTTTATGGTCCATGTTTTTGGCCGCGTCAAAC TTCTTAGACCAAGATGTCCTGCAACAAGCCGGATTTTCGTCTCGGAAAGAGATGAGGCGCTCAACGTACTATAGAGCGAAG GTACTTTACGACTTAGAGTATGAAAGAAATAGAATTACTCTGATTCAGGCAGTTCTACTCATGGGATTCTGGTACGCCGACACAGAAGACAGGACAGGACCGTGGCATTGGATTGGCGTTGCAATCAGTCTCTGTCAAACAATTGGGCTGCATCGCAAGCCTGACTCGATTACAAGATCTGTATCAGCCAGTGTTGAACGACTATGGCGTCAAATCTGGTGGGCCTGCGTCTTCCGCGATGCGTGGTTTTCGGTAGGCATGGGTAGACCGATGCACATAAACCTAGATGATTGTAATACTCCTATGCCAGACGCAAACGATTCAGATGAGCTGCTTCGTGGGATACCCAGTAATGTCCGGGAGAAGTATATTCCTGATGGTGCCGAAGACTTGTCCTGGATGTGGGTTGAATTGCTGAGACTTACAGTTGTCCTGGCTGGTGTCCTCTCGGTACATTATCGAGTTGAGCGAGCAAAGCTAAAAATGAGCGAGGTAGAGGAAATCGAACGGAAGATTACAGCGTGCTTTCAGTCCAGAGATGGGCTCAAAAACTCTTACATCCGTACGGTTTCCCTACACGTCTATCATCTTGAACTATATTTGGA ATCCGTCAAGTTGGTTCTGTACCGACCATATCTCCTTGAACCATCGCAAAAGGATCCTTCCGCTGCGTCCAAGGAGTGGCGCTCGGTCATAGAACGGAAGGCTCAGACCGCTGTTGCTAGCATCACCAGAACTTTGGAGAGTCTTATCACCGCAGACATGATAGGTATCTGCCAAGCAATTATGTTGGTGTACACCTTGTTAACTTTCTTACCCTCACTTTCTGCCCGCCCCCATCCCTTCTCACTGTAA